The Lynx canadensis isolate LIC74 chromosome D1, mLynCan4.pri.v2, whole genome shotgun sequence genome has a segment encoding these proteins:
- the LOC115526216 gene encoding LOW QUALITY PROTEIN: 60S acidic ribosomal protein P1-like (The sequence of the model RefSeq protein was modified relative to this genomic sequence to represent the inferred CDS: substituted 2 bases at 2 genomic stop codons), with product MSIGECVSRMCFAVFLSPTDSPVDLLALEAVFALPTLFDVAPFLYLAVESLFCQSLDHFLGYLQSLASVCELACIYLALILHDKEVLVSENKINALIKTAAYVNVETFXLGLFVKAXANANVGSLICNVGASGPTPAVGAAPAGVSAPSITAVATENKVKAKKKEFKESDDDIGFGLFE from the exons ATGTCCATAGGAGAATGTGTGAGCAGAATGTGCT TTGCAGTGTTCCTATCTCCAACAGACAGTCCAGTGGACCTTTTAGCTCTGGAAGCTGtctttgcccttcctaccctGTTTGATGTGGCCCCTTTTCtatatttagctgtggagagtttATTTTGCCAGTCTTTGGatcattttctgggttatctaCAGTCAT TGGCTTCTGTCTGTGAGCTTGCCTGCATCTACCTGGCACTCATCCTGCATGACAAGGAGGTGCTGGTCTCAGAGAATAAGATCAATGCCCTTATTAAAACAGCAG catatgTAAATGTTGAAACTTTCTGACTGGGTTTGTTTGTAAAGGCCTAGGCCAATGCCAATGTAGGGAGCCTTATCTGCAATGTAGGGGCTAGTGGACCCACCCCAGCAGTGGGTGCTGCACCAGCAGGAGTTTCTGCACCCTCCATCACTGCTGTTGCAACTGAGAAtaaagtaaaagcaaagaaaaaagaattcaaggagtCTGATGATGACATAGGCTTTGGTCTTTTTGAGTAA